A stretch of the Corylus avellana chromosome ca6, CavTom2PMs-1.0 genome encodes the following:
- the LOC132184035 gene encoding probable metal-nicotianamine transporter YSL7 isoform X1: protein MPQNGREENGYDPEDDRNVNHDNGKLKELGELSVERLFENQEVPSWRKQLTVRAFVVSFVLSILFSFIVMKLNLTIGIIPSLNVSAGLLGFFFVKTWTKLLRKSGLLKQPFTRQENTVIQTCVVASSGIAFSGGFGSYLFGMSERIAKLSTNTHDFKNPSLVWIIGFLFVVSFLGLFSVVPLRKIMVIDFRLTYPSGTATAYLINSFHTPQGAKLAKKQVRELGKFFTFSFLWSFFQWFYTAADGCGFASFPSLGLKAYKYKFYFDFSATYVGVGMICPYIINISVLVGGILSWGVMWPLIEKRKGDWYSADLPETSLHGLEGYKVFIAIAMILGDGLYNFVKVLSLTTIGLSHQFLQKDVSSDLPTAGHSSDHVSSQVSYDDKRRTQLFLKDQIPAWFSIGGYVAFAAISTATLPHIFHQLKWYYILVMYIFAPILAFCNAYGAGLTDWSLVSTYGKLAIFIIGAWAGASHGGVLAGLAACGVMMNIVSTASDLMQDFKTGYLTLASPRSMFVSQLIGTAMGCIISPCVFWLFYKAFDDIGLPGSQYPAPNAVVYRNMALLGVEGFSSLPRNCLLLCYVFFGAAILINFIRDLAGKKWRQFIPLPMAMAIPFYIGSYFAIDMCVGSLILFVWEKINKAKADAFGPAVASGLICGDGIWTLPASILALAGVKPPICMKFLSRATNIRVDNFLKPQG from the exons atgcCTCAAAATGGGAGGGAGGAGAACGGTTACGACCCGGAAGATGATCGAAATGTTAACCACGACAATGGGAAGCTCAAAGAATTGGGAGAGTTGTCGGTGGAGAGGCTGTTTGAGAACCAAGAGGTGCCGTCGTGGAGGAAGCAGCTGACGGTGAGAGCCTTCGTGGTGAGCTTCGTGCTGAGCATACTCTTCAGCTTCATAGTGATGAAGCTCAACCTCACCATCGGTATCATTCCTTCGCTCAACGTCTCCGCCGGTCTATTGGGGTTCTTCTTCGTGAAGACGTGGACCAAATTGCTTCGGAAGTCCGGCTTGTTGAAGCAGCCCTTCACCAGGCAGGAAAACACCGTCATCCAGACCTGTGTTGTCGCCTCCTCCGGCATCGCCTTCAGTG GAGGTTTTGGAAGTTATCTGTTTGGAATGAGTGAACGCATTGCCAAACTATCAACAAACACTCATGATTTCAAAAACCCATCATTAGTGTGGATAATCGGCTTTCTCTTTGTTGTCAGCTTTCTTGGACTCTTCTCGGTGGTGCCTCTCCGAAAG ATTATGGTCATAGACTTCAGACTCACATATCCAAGTGGTACTGCAACCGCTTATCTTATCAACAGCTTCCACACTCCTCAAGGAGCCAAACTAGCAAA GAAGCAAGTGAGAGAGTTGGGCAAGTTTTTCACCTTCAGTTTTTTATGGAGTTTCTTCCAATGGTTCTATACTGCTGCAGACGGTTGTGGATTTGCAAGCTTCCCTTCATTAGGGCTCAAAGCATATAAATACAA attttattttgatttctcaGCAACATATGTTGGAGTTGGAATGATTTGTCCCTATATCATAAATATATCAGTGCTGGTTGGAGGGATTCTTTCCTGGGGTGTGATGTGGCCTctcatagaaaaaagaaagggtgaTTGGTATTCTGCAGACCTGCCCGAAACCAGTCTCCATGGTCTTGAAGGTTACAAG GTATTTATCGCCATAGCCATGATCCTAGGTGATGGTCTATATAACTTCGTCAAGGTTCTAAGTCTAACCACCATAGGTTTGTCTCATCAGTTTCTGCAAAAAGATGTGAGCTCTGATCTCCCCACTGCAGGCCATTCTTCTGATCATGTGAGCTCTCAGGTTTCATATGATGACAAGCGCCGAACCCAACTCTTTCTCAAAGATCAAATTCCAGCATGGTTTTCCATTGGAGGTTATGTTGCTTTTGCTGCCATCTCTACAGCCACTCTTCCACATATCTTTCACCAGCTCAAATGGTATTACATATTGGTCATGTACATATTTGCACCCATATTGGCTTTCTGCAATGCATATGGTGCTGGGCTCACTGATTGGTCCCTAGTATCCACGTATGGAAAGCTTGCCATCTTTATCATTGGAGCATGGGCTGGTGCCTCTCATGGTGGAGTTCTTGCAGGGCTAGCAGCTTGTGGGGTTATGATGAATATTGTCTCAACAGCGTCTGACCTAATGCAGGACTTTAAGACTGGCTACTTGACACTGGCTTCACCCCGTTCCATGTTTGTGAGCCAACTAATTGGCACAGCAATGGGTTGCATAATTTCCCCTTGTGTCTTTTGGCTCTTTTACAAGGCCTTTGATGACATTGGGCTACCTGGAAGCCAATATCCCGCCCCAAATGCTGTTGTGTACCGTAACATGGCTTTGCTGGGAGTAGAGGGCTTCTCAAGTCTACCAAGGAATTGCCTTCTACTCTGTTATGTGTTTTTTGGTGCAGccattttgataaattttattagAGATTTAGCGGGTAAGAAGTGGCGACAGTTCATTCCACTTCCAATGGCTATGGCAATACCTTTCTATATAGGATCATATTTCGCCATTGATATGTGTGTTGGAAGCTTAATATTGTTCGTGTGGGAGAAAATAAACAAGGCAAAGGCAGATGCTTTTGGGCCTGCAGTAGCTTCTGGTTTGATATGTGGAGATGGGATATGGACTTTGCCTGCTTCTATCCTTGCTCTAGCTGGGGTTAAGCCACCAATCTGCATGAAGTTTTTGTCACGAGCAACAAATATTAGGgtggataattttttaaaaccacaGGGCTAA
- the LOC132184035 gene encoding probable metal-nicotianamine transporter YSL7 isoform X2, whose amino-acid sequence MVIDFRLTYPSGTATAYLINSFHTPQGAKLAKKQVRELGKFFTFSFLWSFFQWFYTAADGCGFASFPSLGLKAYKYKFYFDFSATYVGVGMICPYIINISVLVGGILSWGVMWPLIEKRKGDWYSADLPETSLHGLEGYKVFIAIAMILGDGLYNFVKVLSLTTIGLSHQFLQKDVSSDLPTAGHSSDHVSSQVSYDDKRRTQLFLKDQIPAWFSIGGYVAFAAISTATLPHIFHQLKWYYILVMYIFAPILAFCNAYGAGLTDWSLVSTYGKLAIFIIGAWAGASHGGVLAGLAACGVMMNIVSTASDLMQDFKTGYLTLASPRSMFVSQLIGTAMGCIISPCVFWLFYKAFDDIGLPGSQYPAPNAVVYRNMALLGVEGFSSLPRNCLLLCYVFFGAAILINFIRDLAGKKWRQFIPLPMAMAIPFYIGSYFAIDMCVGSLILFVWEKINKAKADAFGPAVASGLICGDGIWTLPASILALAGVKPPICMKFLSRATNIRVDNFLKPQG is encoded by the exons ATGGTCATAGACTTCAGACTCACATATCCAAGTGGTACTGCAACCGCTTATCTTATCAACAGCTTCCACACTCCTCAAGGAGCCAAACTAGCAAA GAAGCAAGTGAGAGAGTTGGGCAAGTTTTTCACCTTCAGTTTTTTATGGAGTTTCTTCCAATGGTTCTATACTGCTGCAGACGGTTGTGGATTTGCAAGCTTCCCTTCATTAGGGCTCAAAGCATATAAATACAA attttattttgatttctcaGCAACATATGTTGGAGTTGGAATGATTTGTCCCTATATCATAAATATATCAGTGCTGGTTGGAGGGATTCTTTCCTGGGGTGTGATGTGGCCTctcatagaaaaaagaaagggtgaTTGGTATTCTGCAGACCTGCCCGAAACCAGTCTCCATGGTCTTGAAGGTTACAAG GTATTTATCGCCATAGCCATGATCCTAGGTGATGGTCTATATAACTTCGTCAAGGTTCTAAGTCTAACCACCATAGGTTTGTCTCATCAGTTTCTGCAAAAAGATGTGAGCTCTGATCTCCCCACTGCAGGCCATTCTTCTGATCATGTGAGCTCTCAGGTTTCATATGATGACAAGCGCCGAACCCAACTCTTTCTCAAAGATCAAATTCCAGCATGGTTTTCCATTGGAGGTTATGTTGCTTTTGCTGCCATCTCTACAGCCACTCTTCCACATATCTTTCACCAGCTCAAATGGTATTACATATTGGTCATGTACATATTTGCACCCATATTGGCTTTCTGCAATGCATATGGTGCTGGGCTCACTGATTGGTCCCTAGTATCCACGTATGGAAAGCTTGCCATCTTTATCATTGGAGCATGGGCTGGTGCCTCTCATGGTGGAGTTCTTGCAGGGCTAGCAGCTTGTGGGGTTATGATGAATATTGTCTCAACAGCGTCTGACCTAATGCAGGACTTTAAGACTGGCTACTTGACACTGGCTTCACCCCGTTCCATGTTTGTGAGCCAACTAATTGGCACAGCAATGGGTTGCATAATTTCCCCTTGTGTCTTTTGGCTCTTTTACAAGGCCTTTGATGACATTGGGCTACCTGGAAGCCAATATCCCGCCCCAAATGCTGTTGTGTACCGTAACATGGCTTTGCTGGGAGTAGAGGGCTTCTCAAGTCTACCAAGGAATTGCCTTCTACTCTGTTATGTGTTTTTTGGTGCAGccattttgataaattttattagAGATTTAGCGGGTAAGAAGTGGCGACAGTTCATTCCACTTCCAATGGCTATGGCAATACCTTTCTATATAGGATCATATTTCGCCATTGATATGTGTGTTGGAAGCTTAATATTGTTCGTGTGGGAGAAAATAAACAAGGCAAAGGCAGATGCTTTTGGGCCTGCAGTAGCTTCTGGTTTGATATGTGGAGATGGGATATGGACTTTGCCTGCTTCTATCCTTGCTCTAGCTGGGGTTAAGCCACCAATCTGCATGAAGTTTTTGTCACGAGCAACAAATATTAGGgtggataattttttaaaaccacaGGGCTAA